Proteins found in one Terribacillus sp. DMT04 genomic segment:
- a CDS encoding 1-acyl-sn-glycerol-3-phosphate acyltransferase encodes MSLYTFGKMVVSTVLYPVFRIKVYGKEHVPKEGPVLVCSNHISNFDPPVLGITCPRDIAFMGKSELFKFKPLGWLMKNLNVFPVKRGMQDRSALRVGLDLLAEGKTMGLFPEGTRSKDGKLGAPLPGIGFFAMRSEAKVVPCAIIGSYKGVKPLKVIYGPPINMEELRERKAPAKEVSQVIMDEIQLLINEHVG; translated from the coding sequence ATGTCATTATACACTTTTGGCAAAATGGTAGTCAGCACTGTCCTTTATCCTGTATTTCGCATTAAAGTATACGGAAAGGAACATGTTCCGAAAGAAGGACCGGTGCTCGTATGTTCCAACCATATTTCCAATTTTGATCCGCCTGTTCTTGGTATCACTTGTCCGCGTGATATTGCATTTATGGGGAAAAGTGAATTATTCAAGTTCAAGCCGCTTGGATGGCTTATGAAGAATTTAAATGTGTTCCCAGTCAAGCGCGGTATGCAGGACCGATCCGCACTGCGAGTCGGATTGGATTTACTCGCAGAAGGCAAAACGATGGGTCTGTTTCCCGAAGGAACACGAAGTAAGGACGGAAAGCTTGGCGCACCGCTCCCTGGTATTGGTTTTTTTGCCATGCGTTCGGAAGCAAAAGTTGTTCCATGTGCGATTATCGGCTCTTATAAAGGGGTAAAGCCATTAAAGGTCATCTATGGTCCGCCGATTAATATGGAGGAACTGCGCGAGAGAAAAGCGCCGGCCAAGGAAGTGTCACAAGTAATCATGGATGAGATTCAACTTCTAATAAATGAGCATGTCGGATAG
- the cmk gene encoding (d)CMP kinase produces MNSKTIAIAIDGPAAAGKSTVSKLVAKKLHFVYVDTGAMYRALTLTALEAGADLESEKALLTLLQGIDIELMQHEEGQKVFVNDKDVTEAIRTNEVTNHVSIAAKHALVREEMVKRQKKLAANNGIVMDGRDIGTRVLPNAEVKIFMIASVKERAERRYKENIAKGYEADLEQLKEDIRLRDKLDSEREASPLVKAEDAVEIDTTALSIDGVVDKILAVVHEAIGR; encoded by the coding sequence ATGAATTCGAAAACGATCGCTATTGCAATTGATGGACCTGCTGCTGCAGGCAAAAGTACAGTATCCAAACTTGTTGCAAAAAAGCTGCACTTTGTTTATGTAGATACTGGAGCTATGTATCGTGCACTTACGCTTACCGCTTTGGAAGCTGGTGCTGACCTGGAATCAGAGAAAGCGCTGCTAACCTTACTTCAAGGTATTGATATTGAGTTAATGCAGCATGAAGAAGGACAGAAAGTATTTGTTAATGACAAAGATGTAACGGAAGCTATTCGCACGAATGAAGTGACAAACCATGTATCTATCGCGGCAAAGCATGCATTAGTCCGAGAAGAAATGGTTAAACGTCAGAAAAAGCTGGCTGCGAATAATGGCATTGTAATGGATGGCCGGGATATCGGCACACGTGTCCTTCCCAACGCCGAAGTCAAGATTTTTATGATTGCTAGCGTTAAAGAGCGGGCAGAGCGCCGTTACAAAGAAAACATAGCTAAAGGATATGAAGCTGATTTAGAGCAGCTGAAAGAGGATATTCGTCTGCGTGATAAGCTTGATTCTGAAAGAGAAGCTTCACCGCTTGTCAAAGCAGAGGATGCTGTGGAGATTGATACGACTGCCTTGTCAATCGATGGTGTAGTGGACAAGATTCTTGCTGTCGTGCATGAAGCAATCGGGCGATAA
- a CDS encoding flagellar brake protein has protein sequence MLKIGSTLVLEKIAATDSEERVRYRAKIIELKNGIIYIDYPINEQTKRTDIFPVGTAFKAIYVTEADSAFTFQTDLIGREILTVPSLKLRMPDQDEIKKIQRRQYVRIQTSADVAMYGAQTNVPPVSSVTVDISGGGLSLLLPEKHAFTEGMQVKLYIAYFLQKSGPGFLEAEGSIVRLVKNERNRKHTASIEFVEIHERDRQAIIRFCFERQREQRKKGLRIR, from the coding sequence TTGCTGAAGATAGGTAGCACTTTAGTATTAGAAAAAATAGCAGCAACAGATAGCGAAGAAAGGGTTCGGTATCGTGCAAAAATAATTGAATTAAAGAATGGGATAATCTACATCGACTATCCGATTAATGAACAAACCAAGCGGACAGACATTTTTCCGGTTGGCACTGCATTTAAAGCAATATACGTAACAGAAGCAGATAGTGCTTTTACCTTCCAAACAGACTTAATTGGCAGAGAAATACTAACAGTGCCATCGTTAAAATTGCGTATGCCAGATCAGGATGAGATAAAAAAAATCCAGAGGCGGCAGTATGTCCGGATTCAGACGAGTGCAGACGTGGCGATGTATGGCGCACAAACAAATGTCCCGCCTGTCTCTTCTGTAACGGTCGATATAAGCGGCGGCGGTCTTTCGCTGCTGCTGCCTGAAAAACATGCATTTACAGAAGGGATGCAGGTAAAACTTTATATAGCGTACTTTTTGCAAAAGAGCGGGCCAGGTTTTCTTGAGGCAGAAGGCAGTATTGTACGTCTCGTTAAAAATGAAAGAAACAGGAAGCATACTGCGAGTATTGAATTCGTTGAAATTCATGAACGGGACAGGCAGGCAATCATTCGATTTTGCTTTGAACGGCAGCGGGAACAGCGCAAAAAAGGATTACGGATTAGGTAG
- the ypeB gene encoding germination protein YpeB, whose product MYKWVLIGVLALALTGTAIWGMNERKEKNDIQMQAENNYQRSFHELTYRMDSLHDKIGGTLAMNSRDSLSPQLAEIWRLSSEAHTDVGQLPLALLPFEKTEKFLTNIGDFTYKTAVRDLDKEPLSEEEMQRLEKLHNQAGQIKDELRNVQNTVLGNSLHWTDVELALSDDEHDHSDNTIISSFQSVEDKTGGFSEEKNFNNGALPSSNEEHKFEGVTGERINQKQAKKIAADAFALNTINGIEGGKSGKGSDVPLYSLSYQKDGESGYADISQKGGHLLTLMMQREREEPKLGLHDAQQKAEAFLKKQKLSNMEMVQSSQYDSVGIFFFVPVQDNVRIYADIVQVKVALDNGDILGLNARDYFMNHHERQLEKPKLTDKEAAAKLNQNVTVQETHLALIENDTHEETLVYEIMGTRNNDTYRIYVNANTGKEEEIEKQTTTEAKFLQTT is encoded by the coding sequence ATGTATAAATGGGTGCTTATCGGTGTACTCGCTCTGGCGCTGACAGGAACAGCAATCTGGGGTATGAATGAACGCAAGGAAAAAAACGATATACAGATGCAAGCGGAAAATAATTACCAGCGATCCTTCCATGAGCTGACGTATCGCATGGATTCACTGCATGACAAAATTGGTGGTACATTGGCAATGAACTCGAGAGATTCACTATCACCGCAGCTGGCAGAAATATGGCGCTTGTCCTCAGAAGCGCACACAGATGTAGGACAGCTGCCGCTTGCATTGCTGCCATTTGAGAAAACAGAGAAGTTCCTGACGAATATTGGAGATTTTACGTACAAAACTGCAGTTCGCGATCTTGATAAAGAACCGCTTTCCGAAGAGGAAATGCAGCGTCTGGAAAAGTTGCATAATCAGGCAGGTCAAATAAAAGATGAACTGCGTAATGTGCAAAATACAGTGTTAGGAAATAGTTTGCATTGGACAGATGTGGAGCTTGCGCTGTCAGATGACGAGCATGATCATTCAGATAATACAATTATTAGCAGTTTTCAATCCGTAGAGGACAAAACAGGCGGATTTTCTGAAGAGAAAAATTTCAACAATGGCGCGTTGCCTTCTTCGAATGAAGAGCACAAATTCGAAGGCGTTACTGGGGAGCGAATCAATCAAAAGCAAGCGAAAAAAATTGCTGCCGATGCCTTTGCTCTCAACACAATTAACGGAATTGAGGGCGGAAAATCTGGCAAGGGCTCGGATGTGCCGCTTTATAGCCTATCTTACCAAAAAGACGGCGAAAGCGGTTATGCCGATATCAGTCAAAAAGGCGGCCATCTTCTGACGCTCATGATGCAGCGGGAGCGAGAAGAACCGAAGCTTGGACTTCACGATGCGCAGCAAAAAGCAGAAGCGTTTCTGAAAAAACAAAAGCTTTCCAACATGGAAATGGTCCAAAGCAGTCAATATGATTCGGTCGGTATCTTTTTCTTCGTCCCTGTTCAGGATAATGTACGTATTTATGCGGATATCGTTCAAGTTAAAGTGGCGTTGGATAACGGGGATATTCTAGGGCTTAATGCCCGAGACTATTTCATGAATCATCATGAACGCCAGCTGGAAAAACCAAAGCTGACAGATAAAGAAGCAGCGGCAAAACTCAATCAAAACGTTACAGTTCAAGAAACGCATCTTGCATTAATTGAGAATGACACACATGAAGAAACACTTGTCTATGAAATAATGGGAACCAGAAACAACGATACGTATAGGATATACGTAAATGCCAATACAGGAAAAGAAGAAGAAATCGAGAAACAGACTACAACGGAAGCTAAATTTTTGCAAACGACGTAA
- the sleB gene encoding spore cortex-lytic enzyme, whose translation MLFSVVAVSPLESNAFSDQVIQHGATGDDVVELQARLQYAGFYNGKIDGVFGWGTYWALRNFQYEFGMEIDGVAGQQAKDKLTANTNYDKAFVMRQIQEGNTFTYYGGTPQEQQVKKRGNGESGGGGKQAPSTSAVNVPNGYSQNDIKLIANAVNGEARGEPYVGKVAVAAVILNRVEDPSFPNTISGVIFEPRAFTAVADGQIWLTPDESAKQAVLDAINGWDPSGGAIYYFNPNTATSPWIWSRQQIKTIGEHIFCI comes from the coding sequence ATGTTGTTTAGTGTTGTTGCTGTATCACCGCTCGAGTCAAACGCATTTTCAGACCAGGTAATACAGCACGGCGCCACCGGTGATGATGTTGTGGAACTGCAGGCAAGGCTGCAGTATGCAGGCTTTTATAATGGCAAAATAGACGGTGTTTTCGGCTGGGGTACATATTGGGCACTGCGAAACTTCCAATATGAATTCGGAATGGAGATTGATGGTGTTGCAGGGCAGCAGGCGAAAGATAAATTAACTGCTAATACGAACTATGATAAAGCCTTTGTGATGCGGCAAATTCAAGAAGGCAATACCTTTACTTATTACGGTGGTACGCCGCAGGAACAGCAAGTGAAAAAACGCGGCAACGGCGAAAGCGGAGGAGGCGGCAAACAAGCGCCAAGCACTTCGGCGGTCAATGTACCAAATGGCTACTCCCAAAACGATATTAAATTAATCGCCAACGCCGTTAACGGAGAAGCGCGTGGTGAACCTTATGTAGGAAAAGTGGCGGTAGCTGCCGTTATTTTAAACAGAGTAGAAGACCCTTCATTCCCGAATACGATATCTGGGGTTATTTTTGAGCCGAGAGCTTTCACCGCAGTTGCTGACGGGCAAATATGGCTGACTCCGGATGAATCGGCGAAACAAGCAGTATTAGATGCAATAAATGGCTGGGACCCTTCTGGAGGAGCAATTTATTATTTTAATCCGAATACAGCCACCTCACCTTGGATTTGGTCGAGACAGCAAATCAAAACAATTGGTGAGCATATTTTCTGTATCTAG
- the prsW gene encoding glutamic-type intramembrane protease PrsW: MLTILSAAIAPALALLTFFYLKDRLEPEPLSMVLRTFLYGALLVFPIMFIQYALKAEGIGTHPIVYSFFTIGFLEEFFKWFIFLYTAFRHTEMDSVYDGIIYGVSISLGFATVENVLYLFAHGVDYAFTRALFPVSSHALFGVLMGYYLGRAKFGSKHPRLRILAAMLIPFLLHGFYDYILVVVQFHWIYIQVPFMIILWTIGLRKVRAATKHPIENIQTTKI, from the coding sequence ATGCTTACGATTCTTTCCGCTGCGATTGCCCCAGCACTCGCTCTCCTTACTTTCTTTTATTTGAAGGATCGTTTGGAGCCAGAGCCGCTGAGCATGGTACTGCGGACGTTTCTTTACGGGGCTTTGCTTGTATTTCCGATTATGTTTATTCAGTATGCATTGAAAGCTGAAGGGATTGGAACGCACCCCATTGTTTATTCGTTTTTTACGATAGGATTTTTGGAAGAATTTTTTAAATGGTTCATATTTCTATATACAGCGTTCCGACACACGGAGATGGATTCGGTTTATGATGGTATTATTTATGGCGTCAGCATTAGTTTAGGCTTCGCGACGGTGGAAAATGTATTGTATTTATTTGCTCATGGTGTTGACTATGCCTTCACAAGAGCACTATTTCCTGTGTCTTCTCATGCACTTTTCGGCGTGCTCATGGGCTATTATCTTGGCAGAGCCAAATTCGGGAGCAAACACCCTCGGCTGCGAATATTAGCTGCAATGCTAATTCCTTTCCTGCTGCATGGATTTTATGACTACATCTTGGTAGTGGTGCAGTTCCATTGGATTTATATACAAGTACCGTTCATGATCATTTTATGGACGATTGGTTTGCGAAAAGTAAGAGCAGCAACGAAACATCCAATTGAAAACATACAAACGACCAAAATATAG
- a CDS encoding asparaginase produces the protein MKGKVVLVTTGGTIASVPNEESGKLASGEMSGEDLRSQIALPDHIEVSVVNALQKPSMHITFEDLVYLKELIEQQMEDPEVRGVVVTHGTDSLEETAFFLDLTIQDARPVVVTGSQRAIHELGSDVYINLRHAVLTAYDKQLHDCGTVVVFNERIFPAKYVKKEHASNIQGFNAFGFGYLGIIDNDKVYLYQKPVKRNTYALQKPLPQVEIIKCYLQADGKFIKAAREAGVQGIVLEGVGRGQVAPKMKEEILRSLEAGITVMLTTASEEGNVYTTYDYEGSAYDLYKSGVLLGKDSDSKKARMELAVALASEQKDRLI, from the coding sequence ATGAAAGGTAAAGTTGTCTTAGTAACGACAGGTGGTACGATTGCCAGCGTACCGAATGAGGAAAGCGGAAAACTCGCATCTGGTGAAATGTCAGGAGAGGACTTACGCAGCCAAATTGCATTGCCAGATCATATTGAAGTATCTGTTGTCAATGCGCTTCAAAAACCGAGTATGCACATCACATTTGAAGATTTGGTTTACTTAAAAGAATTGATTGAACAGCAAATGGAGGATCCGGAAGTACGCGGTGTAGTGGTGACGCATGGTACGGATTCGCTAGAAGAAACAGCCTTTTTCCTTGATTTAACGATACAGGATGCTCGCCCTGTCGTTGTGACAGGCTCACAGCGTGCTATTCACGAATTAGGTTCTGATGTTTACATCAACTTGCGTCATGCTGTATTGACGGCTTATGACAAGCAGCTGCACGATTGCGGCACAGTGGTTGTTTTTAACGAGCGCATCTTCCCTGCTAAGTATGTTAAGAAAGAGCATGCTTCAAATATTCAGGGCTTTAACGCATTTGGATTTGGCTATTTAGGTATTATTGATAACGATAAAGTATATTTATATCAAAAACCTGTTAAACGAAATACATATGCTCTGCAGAAGCCGCTCCCGCAAGTAGAGATCATTAAATGTTATTTACAGGCCGACGGTAAATTTATAAAAGCTGCTCGTGAAGCTGGTGTGCAAGGAATTGTCTTAGAAGGGGTAGGCCGCGGTCAAGTGGCTCCTAAGATGAAAGAAGAAATTCTTCGGAGCTTGGAAGCTGGGATTACTGTGATGCTCACAACAGCTTCTGAGGAAGGGAATGTCTACACGACGTACGATTATGAAGGCAGCGCTTATGATTTATATAAGTCAGGTGTTTTGCTCGGTAAAGATTCAGACAGCAAAAAGGCCCGCATGGAGCTTGCTGTTGCATTGGCTTCGGAACAGAAAGATAGATTAATCTAG
- a CDS encoding YpdA family putative bacillithiol disulfide reductase, protein MQKEKVIIIGAGPCGLSAAIELQQAGIEPLLIEKGNVVNSIYQYPTHQTFFSSSERLEVGGMPFVTEMKKPVRNQALAYYRTVAQRRDLRIHTFERVMQVTGEEGNFTVSAKTIKDEENTYQADFVIVATGYYDQPYLMQVPGEELPHVFHYFKEAHPYFGKNVTVIGGKNSAVDAVLELHKAGANITALYRGSTYSKSVKPWILPEYESLARNGYIDHRFQAHIKEITETQVIFEENGETHTVDADFVFAMTGYRPDLHLLQAMGISIHPETGKPDYNLETMESNVPGIYIAGVIAAGNNNNEVFIENGRFHGGKIAASIASRS, encoded by the coding sequence ATGCAAAAAGAAAAAGTTATCATTATTGGAGCAGGACCATGCGGACTTTCCGCAGCAATTGAACTGCAGCAAGCTGGTATTGAACCGCTGCTTATCGAAAAAGGCAATGTTGTCAATTCTATCTATCAATACCCGACACATCAAACGTTCTTCAGTTCAAGTGAGCGCTTGGAAGTAGGCGGTATGCCGTTTGTAACAGAAATGAAAAAGCCAGTACGAAATCAAGCGCTAGCTTATTACCGGACAGTAGCACAGCGTCGAGATTTGCGGATACATACATTCGAGCGCGTCATGCAAGTAACGGGTGAGGAAGGAAATTTCACAGTCTCTGCGAAAACGATTAAAGACGAAGAGAATACGTACCAAGCTGATTTTGTCATTGTTGCAACAGGCTATTATGATCAGCCGTATTTAATGCAGGTGCCTGGCGAGGAACTGCCGCATGTGTTTCATTACTTCAAGGAAGCACATCCTTACTTCGGTAAAAATGTAACAGTTATCGGCGGGAAAAACTCTGCTGTGGATGCGGTGCTAGAACTGCATAAAGCTGGTGCCAATATTACGGCTCTTTACCGTGGCAGCACGTATTCTAAAAGCGTCAAACCATGGATATTGCCTGAATACGAATCGTTAGCCCGAAACGGATACATTGATCACAGATTCCAAGCACATATTAAAGAGATCACCGAAACGCAGGTTATCTTTGAAGAGAATGGCGAAACGCATACTGTGGATGCGGATTTCGTATTCGCGATGACCGGCTATCGTCCGGATTTACACTTGCTGCAAGCAATGGGCATCAGCATTCATCCCGAGACGGGTAAACCAGATTATAATTTGGAAACAATGGAATCGAATGTACCAGGTATTTACATTGCTGGCGTTATTGCTGCTGGAAACAATAATAATGAAGTCTTCATTGAAAACGGCCGTTTTCACGGCGGGAAAATTGCCGCATCCATTGCATCACGCAGCTGA
- a CDS encoding Glu/Leu/Phe/Val dehydrogenase, whose product MADKAAESTNNKHKEVLQSTQRVVQSALQKLGYPDEVFELLKEPIRMMTVRIPVRMDDGSTKIFTGYRSQHNDAVGPTKGGVRFHPEVSESEVKALSIWMSLKAGIVDLPYGGGKGGIICDPREMSFRELEGVSRGYVRAISQIVGPTKDIPAPDVMTNSQIMAWMMDEYSRMDEFNNPGFITGKPIVLGGSHGRETATAQGVTICLREAAKQKGITLEGARVVIQGFGNAGSYLAKFMHEAGAKVIGISDAYGALHDPEGLDIDYLLDRRDSFGTVTNLFKSTISNKELLELDCDILVPAAVENQITEDNAHQIKAEIVIEAANGPTTFEATKILTERGILLVPDVLASAGGVTVSYFEWVQNNQGYYWTEQEVEERLEKVMLKGFHNVYQTSQTRRVDMRLAAYMVGVRKMAEASRFRGWI is encoded by the coding sequence GTGGCCGACAAAGCTGCGGAATCCACCAACAACAAGCATAAGGAAGTATTACAATCGACACAAAGAGTCGTACAATCGGCTTTGCAGAAACTCGGGTATCCTGATGAAGTCTTTGAATTATTGAAAGAACCGATTCGAATGATGACAGTCCGTATTCCAGTTAGAATGGACGATGGAAGTACCAAGATATTCACTGGATATCGGTCGCAGCATAATGACGCTGTTGGGCCGACCAAGGGAGGCGTACGATTTCATCCAGAAGTAAGCGAGAGTGAAGTAAAGGCGTTATCTATTTGGATGAGTCTGAAAGCAGGAATCGTTGATCTGCCATATGGCGGCGGTAAAGGCGGAATTATTTGTGACCCTCGGGAAATGAGTTTCCGAGAGCTTGAAGGAGTAAGCCGGGGATACGTACGGGCAATCAGTCAGATTGTTGGACCGACAAAAGATATACCCGCACCTGATGTGATGACCAATTCCCAGATTATGGCCTGGATGATGGATGAATACAGCCGAATGGATGAATTTAACAATCCAGGTTTTATTACCGGAAAACCAATTGTGCTTGGTGGATCGCATGGCAGGGAGACTGCCACTGCCCAGGGCGTGACAATTTGTCTGCGTGAAGCGGCGAAGCAAAAAGGTATTACCTTGGAAGGAGCTCGCGTAGTCATCCAAGGATTTGGTAATGCAGGCAGCTACTTGGCGAAATTCATGCACGAAGCTGGTGCGAAAGTAATCGGTATTTCAGATGCTTACGGGGCGCTGCATGACCCGGAAGGCTTGGATATCGACTATTTACTTGATCGCAGAGACAGTTTCGGCACAGTAACCAACTTATTTAAAAGTACAATCTCCAATAAAGAACTCTTGGAGCTTGATTGCGATATATTAGTACCTGCAGCCGTAGAAAATCAAATTACCGAGGATAATGCACACCAAATTAAAGCAGAGATTGTCATAGAAGCGGCGAATGGTCCAACAACATTTGAGGCGACTAAAATACTGACAGAGCGTGGTATTTTGCTAGTGCCCGATGTGCTGGCTTCTGCTGGCGGTGTGACTGTGTCCTACTTTGAATGGGTGCAAAACAACCAAGGTTATTATTGGACGGAGCAGGAAGTGGAAGAAAGATTAGAGAAAGTGATGCTAAAAGGGTTCCATAATGTCTACCAGACTTCACAAACGAGACGAGTTGATATGCGCTTAGCAGCTTATATGGTCGGTGTAAGAAAAATGGCCGAAGCATCCAGGTTCAGAGGCTGGATCTAA
- a CDS encoding genetic competence negative regulator codes for MKLERVSLNQFKIFLTFDDLIERGLTKEDLWHDLPGVHQLFHDMMFEASDELGFELEGTLLVQVHILQAQGMQIIVTQYPQTEDFEEEEDYIEMKVTLDESRELIFSFTDFEDIISVSHQLQQVGIEDAAVYFMNDLYYMEIQTLLHAEQRENLIAVMSEFANPSIVTSVRLNEYGKKIFEEDAVRQICSYFA; via the coding sequence ATGAAGTTAGAGCGCGTATCATTAAATCAATTCAAGATCTTTCTTACTTTCGACGATTTAATCGAGAGAGGCTTGACAAAAGAAGATCTCTGGCATGATCTTCCTGGCGTTCATCAGCTTTTTCACGATATGATGTTTGAGGCAAGTGATGAATTGGGCTTTGAATTGGAAGGCACACTTCTTGTTCAAGTTCATATTCTGCAAGCACAAGGGATGCAAATTATTGTTACCCAGTATCCCCAGACAGAAGACTTTGAAGAAGAAGAGGATTATATCGAAATGAAAGTGACATTGGACGAGAGCAGAGAGCTTATCTTTTCCTTCACTGATTTTGAAGATATTATCAGCGTTTCCCATCAATTACAGCAGGTGGGTATTGAAGACGCTGCCGTCTATTTTATGAATGATTTATATTATATGGAGATTCAGACGCTGCTGCATGCGGAACAGCGGGAAAATTTAATTGCAGTAATGTCCGAGTTTGCCAACCCTAGCATCGTAACGTCGGTGCGGCTCAATGAATATGGCAAGAAAATTTTTGAAGAAGATGCAGTACGGCAGATTTGCTCGTACTTCGCTTAA
- a CDS encoding ATP-dependent DNA helicase RecQ has protein sequence MKTDLQQALKKYYGYDQFRTGQLEILESVMQNRHTLGVLPTGTGKSVCYQLPAFMRNGQVIVVSPLLSLMEDQVKQLRAKGFKRVAALNSFLNYEDKQQVTRNLASYDLLYVSPEMLQNDYLISRLMQLEIQLFVVDEAHCISQWGKEFRTDYLRLAEVIRTLGNPPVLALTGTATPEVQTDIQHLLGDLEMEKHIYPMDRQNIAYFVQEVQDQQEKNETMLALLRKMQAPTIIYFSSRNMAESVAALIRINMPDMACAYYHGGMENEDRILIQQQFLAGQLQIICCTSAFGMGVDKEDVRLIIHYHLPNDKESFIQEVGRAGRDGEESVSVVLYSPGDWQIPVHLIEQDLPEQSSIQQLMRNLYQRVKAGMTDLPAYELIVQHNPIGETQWRFLLYQMEKHDIVKGNQLQYNAQIWKDFLEQIEKLVGDRKKYKLVQLQRMKEWIYTDTCRRQILFAHFQRTVRPASGRCCDNCGDTLHDWETLPVNVQQVTAGWREQLRFLLQQ, from the coding sequence GTGAAGACAGACTTGCAGCAAGCACTAAAGAAATATTATGGTTATGATCAATTCCGGACTGGCCAATTGGAGATACTAGAAAGTGTGATGCAGAATCGCCATACACTTGGCGTATTACCAACTGGCACCGGCAAATCTGTTTGCTATCAGCTGCCAGCTTTCATGCGGAACGGACAAGTCATTGTCGTCTCGCCTTTACTTTCTCTGATGGAAGATCAAGTGAAACAGCTGCGAGCAAAAGGATTCAAGCGAGTCGCAGCATTGAACAGCTTTCTTAACTATGAAGATAAGCAGCAAGTGACGCGCAATCTAGCTTCTTATGACCTTCTTTATGTATCACCAGAAATGCTTCAAAATGATTACCTGATCAGCCGCTTGATGCAGCTGGAGATTCAATTGTTTGTCGTCGATGAAGCACACTGTATTTCCCAGTGGGGAAAAGAATTCCGCACCGATTATTTACGCTTGGCAGAGGTGATTCGAACACTTGGAAACCCGCCTGTTCTGGCGTTGACTGGAACAGCTACGCCAGAAGTACAGACCGATATTCAGCACCTTTTGGGAGATTTGGAGATGGAGAAACATATTTACCCAATGGATAGACAGAATATCGCTTATTTTGTTCAAGAAGTACAAGATCAGCAAGAGAAGAATGAAACGATGCTCGCTTTGCTTAGGAAAATGCAGGCTCCGACAATCATCTATTTTTCCAGCCGTAACATGGCGGAAAGTGTTGCGGCGCTGATCCGAATAAATATGCCGGATATGGCATGCGCCTATTACCATGGCGGAATGGAGAATGAAGACCGAATTCTCATTCAGCAGCAGTTCCTTGCTGGTCAGCTTCAGATCATCTGCTGTACAAGTGCTTTTGGAATGGGTGTAGACAAAGAAGATGTGCGTTTGATCATTCATTATCATCTGCCAAATGACAAGGAATCTTTCATTCAAGAAGTAGGCAGAGCTGGCCGAGATGGCGAGGAAAGTGTTAGTGTTGTCCTGTACAGCCCTGGAGATTGGCAAATTCCTGTACATCTTATTGAACAAGATTTGCCTGAACAGTCTTCCATCCAGCAGCTGATGCGAAATCTGTACCAGCGGGTAAAAGCAGGGATGACCGATTTGCCTGCTTACGAGTTAATTGTGCAGCATAACCCGATTGGCGAAACGCAATGGCGATTTTTACTATATCAGATGGAAAAACATGATATAGTAAAGGGAAATCAACTGCAGTATAACGCACAAATCTGGAAGGATTTTCTCGAGCAAATAGAGAAACTTGTTGGTGACCGAAAAAAATATAAATTGGTGCAGCTGCAGCGTATGAAAGAATGGATTTACACAGATACATGCAGACGCCAAATATTATTTGCTCACTTCCAGCGCACTGTACGTCCAGCAAGCGGACGCTGCTGCGATAATTGCGGAGATACCCTTCATGACTGGGAAACACTACCTGTGAACGTGCAGCAAGTTACAGCAGGCTGGCGGGAGCAGCTCCGTTTCCTTTTACAGCAATGA